Proteins encoded in a region of the Nicotiana tomentosiformis chromosome 9, ASM39032v3, whole genome shotgun sequence genome:
- the LOC138898418 gene encoding kinesin-like protein klpA has translation MGKDAVMKTPSGEEKTLTPVPKPVKDNKRKRASTSEDPKLKIKTARKPRKKTIPLTKESSRCQRDKDEEEEEEEKKNDGSILVARVKKTIDASKATGSIAFDEAPSRTEGMSEKDSGKVLEFLEIEDASHRSQQMVGIYEGVSPEALRTEGNAPSDSLGEIVIGDSPTLPAFSEWAIREDRALETHEALALYQEEFSKSRTELSRREDDFRGLSEERNALKLLNGQKEEEIKDLRAELGKAYQDQTDLTEQVLIILKTHGLNSGTVANISISQLQQKLEVIGLFREEVDTIRVEALGWKEGMDRLAAGKETARAQLSSAESQLQGMKEKSSIQARKIEELEARLASELAKAKSKAKKAKAEVDAFVFIYRADAEVAQVQAKKAAETAQTRAYWVAELAKCQSLRETFEEIHARGFNLTEEIKKAKGLEADAGALASDDDYDDDGSKSVSESGEEPDREETTPGEK, from the exons ATGGGCAAAGATGCAGTCATGAAGACCCCGTCTGGCGAGGAAAAGACTTTGACCCCGGTTCCAAAACCGGTGAAGGACAACAaaagaaaaagggcctctacCTCCGAGGACCCAAAACTTAAGATaaagacggctcgtaagccgaggaagaagaCTATCCCTTTGACCAAAGAATCATCTCGGTGTCAAAGGGataaagacgaagaagaagaagaagaagaaaaaaaaaatgacggGTCCAtattggtggcccgagtgaagaaaaccatcgatgcctcAAAGGCAACTGGGTCGATAGCGTTTGACGAGGCTCCATCTCGAACTGAGGGGATGTCGGAGAAGGACTCGGGCAAAGTTCTCGAGTTTttagagatcgaggatgcctcccaccgaagtcaacaaatggtGGGTATATATGAAGGGGTCAGCcctgaagctctccgaactgaggGGAATGCCCCAAGCGATTCGCTTGGggaaatagtaatcggagactcaccTACTCTCCCGGCTTTTTCCGAATGGGCAATTCGGGAAGACCGAGCTTTGGAGACCCACGAG GCTTTAGCTCTTTATCAAGAGGAGTTTTCCAAGTCTCGAACGGAGTTAAGCCGACGTGAGGACGATTTTCGAGGGCTttcggaggagagaaatgccctcaaactTCTTAATGGGCAAAAAGAGGAAGAGATCAAAGATCTTCGAGCCGAATTGGGCAAGGcataccaagatcagaccgacctgaccgagcaagtattgataatcttaaaaactcatgggctcaattcgggaacggtggctaatatttcgatctcacagttgcagcagaagcttgaggtgatcgggctgtttcgtgaggaggtcgatacgATAAGGGTAGAGGCCTTAGGGTGGAAAGAAGGCATGGACCGCCTGGCTGCAGggaaagagactgctcgagcccaattatcatcggctgaAAGTCAACtccaaggcatgaaggagaagagctcgatTCAAGCAAGAAAGATAGAGgaactcgaggctcggttggcttccgaacttgccaaggccaaatctaaaGCTAAAAAAGCAAAGGCCGAGGTGGATGCATTCGTGTtcatctatcgggccgatgctgaagtcGCTCAAGTACAGGCAAAAAAGGCAgctgagaccgctcaaactcgagcatattgggttgctgaactcgccaaatgccaatctctgagggaaaccttcgaggagatccatgctcgaggtttcaatcttaccgaagagataaaaaaggctaaagggCTTGAAGCGGATGCcggagccttggcttccgatgatgattatgatgatgatgggagcaagagtgtgtctgagagcggggaggagcccgatagagaagagactACCCCCGGAGAAAAGTAG